The Phoenix dactylifera cultivar Barhee BC4 chromosome 12, palm_55x_up_171113_PBpolish2nd_filt_p, whole genome shotgun sequence genome includes the window CCGTAAGCAATATGGGGTTCTGTTGCCTTAAGGGTGCCTTTTGCTTATAACAACCTTGCATGGCACATGCTCCCGTTATAATATGCATTATATATAATCGTGCCCATTAGCCACACTCTTCAAATATTCATCATTTGCTTCTTGACTAATCTTGCCTTGTTACTAAAATGCTATCAGACTAGGTCTGGTAAAATAGGTAATGCCATGAAAATCCTATTTTGTGCACACAAATGGTTCTCCTGCCATGTCGCGTGAGAAGATTGGTGTAAATTTGAAGAATTAGTGCAATATGTGGGATAGTTGAATGTGAAGTTGCCAAGCTAGCATAAGTGAGCCCAAGGTATACTGAATCGATACCGATAggcgtaccggtcgcctaccggaccggtgccGAACCGATCCGCATAACAAGCTCGTGGCGCGCTGTGGCGAACCGGTGCGAATTGTCCAGTACGCATCTAGTATCGGCCGGTTCAAACTGGCTCTGGCCCGGTATCACTTAGTTCCAGCCTCGTAGAGGCTAGAACCGTTTTTTAAGACTAAACCGGACTAATCAGAGACCgcaccggttcggtacgggctgaaccggctAGTACGGGCCGATTCAGCATACCTTGAGTGAGCCCAAAAAACTTTTTGCTCTATAGCATTTTCCTTGTAAAATAATGTGCCCTTGGAAGGGCAACCTGTTGTTTAATATAGTCAAGGAGCCAAGGTAGCCCTGACTGCAACAGTCATAGATAATTTACCCAAACTCCATGCATGCaactttaatatttttatgcACATCTGATAAGCTCAACAATTCATGATTGTTGCAGAATGCGTGCAAGAAGCATATTAGTCTCTCCAAATTATTCCAGCGCTTGGGTTTGAGATAGCTGTTGGGTCTCAGTGATCTTACAAGACCACTTTTAAAAATTCTTGGTAATAATTGGACATTCAAAAGATTAACAGAAACATACGGGCAGCCATAGAGCAGGAAAATGAGCATTTGTTATTTTACAGCAATGAGTAATGTAATTCCTATAACTGTGTCTCTTGGTTTGACTTTTCGGCGACACTTTGAATGTTAAACCGAGTGTTTTTGTTGCTCATTTTGGTGGTTGAATGCTAAACTTTCGAAGTTTTGAACATTGACATTTCTAGGGttacttcattatctttaaaattttatgaacTATAAATATTTAGTGAAATAATTTGTAATTTTGCCAATTTTGCTATATTTCAGGATGAGGAATTATACAGACACTGCCAATTTCACCTTGCGTTGCGGGGTGTGCCAAATTGGTGTTGTTGGTCAACAGGTTACTATTTCTTTCagagattcatcaccctttctctcttctttttcattttgatgTCTGAACCTTGTGTTCATTTTGACATGCAGGAGGCTGTTGAACATGCCCAAGCTACAGGTCACTTTAATTTTCAGGAGTATCAGTGAAGTATGGAACTTTTATATAAAAACCAGTCTCTGTAACTGATTCCTGCCCATTCATTTCATTCCTGTGATCTCTTATTTGGGCCAGAGGAAAGAAAGGTTGTATGGTTGAATTCATTAGATTGAGTTTGTCATTGTAATAATTAGAAGTCATCTGGTCTTTGTTGTAAGCTTCTTTACGggacaaaagaaaacaaaatagtGCGGCAAGCATTCCATGTTTGATAACAGGTGACAGGGAGTTGGTTGTAGTTTGGTTTTGGttaaaatgaatcattttgCTCTACTAATTGTGAATTAAGTCTAATGTGTTTGATTCGAGAATCAATAATGTTTCAGAAATGCAGTGCATAAATAAAAGAGTTGCTGGATGTTTTGGTTACAGCATATAGCATTTTCATGGTGAACAGACCTATTTATATTAGAAGATTTGATTGTTTGCAATGCCTTGCTGCCCCATGGATCTCCATTAGTAGAAGCATGTCGACAATGCTTCAATTTTTACATTCTATCACGGGTGCAACTGGGGTTGAGCTAATGACAGTTTGGTACGGGCTTGCCAGTGTTTGTGTACCTGCCTTGGAGATGGATTGGGTTGAAAATtgctgaccaaattaaatttcaatttgtatttatgttgaagaCTTGTGAGTGGGCTGCAACTCAAAATGTAACTCCGTTCCCGTATAACCTTATTGCTCGAATCCCCTATAACCTAAAACTATGTGAGTAgtgccaaccaaaaaaaaatacgaTGTGATCTGAATTGTACTGTAGATTGAACACCATAGCATTATTGTTCAATAAGTTTTGTCAAGGACGGCTGCCTTCGGGTTAGCAGCGTCGGCATTGACTGCTTAACATTTAGTTCGGCTCGACAATACCGTGGAGGTTAAACATGGGTTGGTTTTGTGCCGTttggcatcattttttttttattttataaaaatagaagttttattttttaaatttttaaaattataaatatgtTTGGTATTGTCAATTATTAATATGATTATGATAATAAAGGCAGCGGTAATAGTAATGGAGGTGGTAGTAGTCCTTATGGCAAGGCTCGGTAGCAGGATGGGGATGGTGGTGTAATAGAGGCTATGACGGTGGTGACACCAACGATATAGTAGAGTCGATGACGATGACAATTATATAATCGAAATAGTGATAAGAGGGCCAGCAACTACAACAGTAGTGGTGATTGCGGAGGCGTTAGCGATATGACGAAAACAGCAACACTAGAAGCAATAGTATGGCGGTCGTGGAGGCAGCAATTGTAGTGGCAAGGGCGGCGGGGATCAAGCTAAAAGCAGTATTGATGGTTGTTGCGGGGACGGCCTTTGGCTGGAGCCTCGCACAccagcatagcccacattaagctagcagagaaagaggactgtaTTCcttccgaggtattgtccgctttgggtgctccggcccgcgcgtccagcgcagacggagggagactggtgccctcacggttttgtcccacaaaagagccctcgagaggaaaggatttccacctcctatttaaggcacagaacctttccgcGACAGCCCCCCAGGCAACCTGAGgggtagtcaatggagagaggaAGCGCCCCTACCTGGCACACCATCTGTTGCGGAGACGGCCTTTGGCCGGCGCCTCAcacaacagcatagcccacattaagctagcgcTCTGGCCCGCACAtccagcgcagacggggggagactggtgccctcacggttttgtcccacgaatttattatttttttaatttatatttttctcctGCATGAATTTCATGATGCTCATctactaatatatatatatatagagacacacacacacacatacatacataattttTAAGTAGCAAGTATTATAAAATTACAGTGCAATTTACTTTGTATTAAATTTCTTTcccaataaaataatattttgaaaCTTAAATATTCATTAAATTATTTGTCTAAATTTTATACCATAAGTGTCACTAGTTGACTTATGTTAAGTATATTATTCCGTCATctatattataattgttgcTATTAGTTTATACTAAAAATTCATTTATTTGCACCCTTGTAAGAATTACCATCCATTTAACAGTGGAATCACCATTCATTTATTTGAAGAAATTCAATTCTGAAAGAATGTGATTCAATTCTAGCGTCTATTTTAGAGAACCTAGAGAGGCGTAAACTTCCTTCCATTTTCTATCATCTGCCTTGGTCTCTTGATTTATTTCCTTTCTATGATATAAAGTTGACCTCTGGTTTGGCTTACATGTCTTCGCTATCTCATTAGTTTGATGATCAATAAATGGCAAATTACGAAAAGGGGTCGAGAAAGCTATCCAGATTAGTATCAAACTTCTTGTAGAATATTTTTCAAGGGTAATAGGCATAATTCACTCCCAGCCACCATGACAACAAATGTTCTACTAAAAACTTCTTGTAAAATTTGTTGGCCCAAAGTCGATCAACAAATTTTCCGGCCACCATGACATGTCATCACTAAAAAGATCCAACACAGCTTAACTGGTCAAAGGTGTTAATGCATTAAAAGTACTGATCCCAAATctaatttttctactttaacAACATATACAACATGCTATAATTCAACAAAACTCCATACTAGCTGCCTAATGCAGTAAGGTTACACCACAAAGTTGCAGTTGATGGAGCCAAGAGACTCCCACCGGAGAATCAAAGGCATCGCATCAGCATAAAACATGGTAGCAAAAGTAAATGTAGCCAGCCCACAAGGCAGACAATGTCTTCAGAGACCCCAGCAATGTCGATAAAGTCTGCCTCAgtgaagaaaagatatgttctTTGTTGCTTGAATCCGGTCTCTGATGATCAGGTGTCACCCCATAAGTTGGATTCATAGATTCCAGAGTAATGGTGCCGCTAAATTTTTTGTTGAAGGACATGCCGCAGCTGAATCTTTTGGCTCTCCATCCTTGCCTCCAAAAGCTTCACCTTCAAGCTATGCTTGTGCGCACCTCGTGGCCATTCAATACATCCTTTCATCCTTCGAGATAAATGAGGATTCGGGGAGTCAGGGGAGCTCCAGTGACCCATGCTTGGTGGGCTAAGACCTACCTCACCTGATCCCCTGTTGGGAGAAAAGGTTCCATTGGAGTTCTTTCCATTCGACAGCCTTCCATTTGTTAATTCAACTGGTATCATCTTGCAATTTTCACCGTTGTTTGGACATGAGGATCTCCATAGCCTGGATATGGAGGATACATTTTTTCTTGGATGTCTTCTGTTTTGAACATCACCGATTTCATTATTTAGCTCGCCATCAACGCCATTCTCCTCCCATTCTGTTCCACTGGATGATGCATTACTTTCTTCATAAATCCCTTTGACCGATGGAACACTCCCTTCtggtgaatttcttaaactctgCTCCTCATCATGACTCAGTGTTTCCCAACCACTATCATCTTCCTTACCACCATTTGTATCTATTGCTCCATTTGCGTATTGCATAGTTGCTTTTTCTAAGAACACATCAGTCTCAGCATTCGCCATGTGGATTTTGGAGGCATGGCTGCTCGGCCCATATCCAGAGCATGGTACTATCTCTCTttcattgatttcttctctCGGATGGTGCTCTTCGAAGACTGAACGGATGTCCTCCGAGGCAAGTGGAGGGTGGAAAGTGAACCCCTTGATCTCTTGGAGCATAACTGAGTTGGCTTTTATTTGGAGCGAAGCTGCTGCTTCTATCGCTGCATTGTCTGAGTTTGCAGCATTTTGTGCTTTCAGGAAAGCCTCTATATCCTTTTGTAGCTTGCTCAACTGTGAATACTTATCTTCCAGAGTGATCTTTGCATCTATGAGCTTCATCTGAACCCTCTCCTCTCGCCATACCTCAGCCATCTGTAgcatcctcctctcctcttccactTCCTCTCGGATCCTCATGGATTCTCTCTTCATAGCTTCAACCTCAGCTCTGCCCTCTTCGATCTCTTTTGCCAGTTCATTGCAAATCTCTTCTATGAGCTCACGAGCCTTCCGTTCCTTCTCATAGTCTTGCAAGAGTCGTTTCACAGATAACTTAGCCTCTGCAAGTTCATCGACCAGCCTGGAATTCACAATCTCCATCCGCTGCCGGTTTTTCTTCTCTCTGTTGAAGTCATCCTTCATGCCATCAATTATAGCCCGGGCTTTCTCATGCTCTCGGCTCCTCCACAATGCCTTCTCCTCTGCAAGCTTGCTCAAGAAATGATCAAGTTTTTTCTTCGCTGATTGTCGTTCTGTCTCAAGCTCACTAATGCGGTCATAAGCCTGCTTAAGCTCTGCCCGGAGAGTAGAAACAACGGAAACTGCAGTCACCTGATTGCCTTCAAGTAGATTCAAGTGACCACAGAACCGATAGAGCTCATCTGATGCTTTTGAGCTCCCAGGATCCCATTTAGTTGCCCTCTCCATAGCAGAGCTAGGCAACGCAGCAGAAGGTTTGAgctaaataaaaatatgatcaAAAGGGTCAGATGCAACTAACAAATATAATCAGTTTCAATGTCTTAACATGAAATTAGGATTACCTTGTTCGTATCGCCATTCTTCAGATCCAATACCGAAATAGGACTCATCAACTCATTCTTCACAGTAGTATGGAGATTTGTGCTATCTGGTTTACAAAGTGATGAGACTTGCAGATGGCCAGGAACAGGCTGCATGCAAGAAACACCCAAACAATAAACGACCAACATTTAGACCATCCTTGAAGGCTGAAGAAAGTGTCAATATATGGACCACCAACACTGCAACCAACTGTCAAGAACAACTGGTAGGGCCACATGAAGTCCCAGTTGATCTTTGATGTCATCAGAGTGATGACCAAGACTCTGCTTGATTCGAATGGATCAGAGATTTGTAATTACCTTGTGTTAGAATTTAATGCAATTGAAATGTGCATGTAAAATTCCATCCACTATCAATCGATAAGATTCTGACAACTGTTCAGATTTCAGATTTCTAGAATTGATGCAACTGAATGTATGTATAAGATAACCAGCCGTCCAGGTTGGTCCAATGGCACAAAATTAAGAACAAATCAACCcattttttgttttctgttGGGTGGCTGAGAAGAACAAATCCCCTTTATAGAAAATAAACTTCACAGGTTAAAGATTTCACGCATTTAGGGCCTGTTTGTCATTGTCCTTGTTTTTAGTGTATTTATTTCTCAACAAATTAGTGAAATGCCGCATGGAGGTTGATGTCGAAGATAGCATTTGCATTAAAACTTCTGTTAGCCCTTGCTTTTTCTTTCAATCTTTTCTGAAGTTCTGAAGATTTTACAAACAATTACAGCAAACAAAAGGGTTTCATCACGCATGTTATTTAGTCTAGCTTATTTTATTTCTTGGGTTTCTTGAAACCAGaaacagaaaacaaaagcaacatcaaatgggccattgGCTAACAAGCTAAGCATTTTTCTGTCAAATTCCATTCGGTGCACAAAAAAATAAGGAGACAACTACTTGTTTTTTTCCTGGGAGTCTGAAAGGaattttttcaaatttcaagcGAAGTAAAAAAAAAGTCGATTTTGAACCGAGTGTGTGATAAAAACGCCaactttcttttgaaaaaaaagaaaccctaGAAAGAGGAGGAGTTCAAAAAGGAACAGATCTCGGAGTTTCCTACCTCAAGTGCTACCCGAGCTCGCCTTGTTTCCcctccgccaccgccgccgctaACTTGAGGAGGCCACAAATGCCAGATCCCGGCAGCGATCTTCCTCACCGAGACGGGCGGTGCCGCTCCGGCAGCAGTCTTAGCCCTCCGGCGGGGCTTCCCGGAGGATTCCTGCAGGGGCTTGGTGGAATGATCCGCGTCGTCGAACTTCCACCGGAGGAGGGGAGTGGAGGGACCACTTCTCCGACCACCTAAGCCGGCGCCGCCCTTCCTTGGGCGGGATCCGGCAGCCGAAGGAAATGCCGCGTTGCTGACTCGCCGGCATGGGCGGGGCTTCCTGGTGGGATGGAGTTCGGAGTCCGGCGGCGAGGCCAGGGTTTTGGGGGAGAGCATCGCCCGGTTCCTCGCTGGGAGGAAGCCGCCGCCGGCGAAACTCGTCATAGTCTATCTTCTACGGCGTCACTCCGACAGCATTATACAAGAGCGGGGGAGAGAGAGACTGCGCGTGTGTAAACGGTAGCAGCATGGAGGGCTGGAGACGTACTCGGATTGGGTGAGATGGAAAATGCAAGAGAATCTTAGAATTGTTTCCAAAAATACACGACGGTGCGCGCTTGCAAATTAGGGATTTGGATGATTTGGGCTCTGGGGAGGGCGCGCTGGAATCAGAGCAGGTACCAAACAAAGCTGGATGCCGATTTCTTGGttgcatatatttagaaactATGGATTTGGTTCGAAAAcctatttttaatgaaaaatatggTTTAAGCTGATATGTTCATTAGGTTgaacttaaaaataattaatagaaaataatttcttaAAAGGGTTGTAATGGGAGTTTTTGATGTGTGTTATTTAAGCTTTTAAGGAAACTTCTCTCTGATTTAAAATTCTAATGGAGCACTCTTCCTAACAGCCTCCTCATCTGATTAATgcagaaattttaaattttaacaaCAAAGTTCTATTttagataataataaaaaaatgaaaaatatcaGATATTAGGgggatttaaaattttttagatGGAGATCCATCTATAATTATGtcttgcatatatttttaaatttctttaaATATGCATTCCACGTACTTGTTTGCCTGTgtacataaatataaatatgaatacaatttgaaattattttttggtttaagaTATTAGTATGGTGGTATCTAACATCCAGTGAGTTTATCAACTAAACTAGTTGACACTCTtaatacaaatataaatatatatttttaattatcaatatataataattataatatatttatattttttattataattgtaTGGTTATGCTCGATTTCTTTATTAATTGACAAGCTTTTGCTAGTTGTTACTCCAAACTTAAAGCCATTatgtttattatatcttatttaATTGTATACATATTTGAAACAAAAAATTATTCCAAGTACAAGCTTCGGCAGTCCAAGTGGCTTAAAGAAATgcaataaatttatatttaacaATTTAAAGCAAAGGCataaatcataataaatatgCTTAATTAAAGATTTTGCAAGCAacataaatatgaaaaatatatcTCTAAGTAAGTATTACATGATAATCCAAGTTTAAAAATAATCTCTTAAGTATctcatgttttattttatttttaaaaatactttatatttttaaaaataattttacatgTTATGATATGATTGGTTGGGAGATCTTTGGACACGAATCTGACCCAACGGCTAGAAGTCAAGTTTTGCTGACCTGGACCTGGCCCAGATGCTCAGGGGGCGTCGTGGTACCGTGTTGGAAACAAAAGTACTGGTACCTGTCTAGACATCATTAGTGGATAAGGCTGTATGCTGTTCTTGAACTCGGTATCCGAGGGAAAGGATCCAAGGTGGGGAGGGGAGCGGCTCCCGAGGTCGCTGCAAGAACCATCGGAGATTCTACGCTGTCGATGCGCCACGTCAGCACAAACAGCCGCTAGGCGACGAAATGGCGTGAGGAGGAGGGTGGGCGCGTGGGGAAGTATTGGCTGGCGTGGGCCCCACCTCGATTGCTCCAATCGGTTATTGCTGTAACGGCTAAGATCACTAGATCCTGTTCGATGTTGGTCGATGAATGAACGGGTCCGGTTTGCATCTTTGGCGCGAAAGAATTTTAGATCGCGCTCGGAACAGCACTCAAAGCACTCCGAACGACCTTGGTAGGATGATTGTAGCATGAAAGCGGCGCATGCCAGAACTCACAGTGGTTGGAGCAGAGCTGCAGGTTGATTGGGAGGGTATATCTTATGTGTGGGAGGTACTAGGTATGGAGCGAGTCTGCCTCGAGGAAGACTCATCTGTGGTTATCGACCGGCTCTGAAGGACAGATCGGTTTGGAGATGGTCATCCCCTCATCCGGGAGACTCGTAGGATAATCCAATTGATGGGTGATGTTCAGATTAGACACGTGTTTAAGAAGACGAACAGGACAGCAGACTGAGTCGCCTCCTTTGTTGCCCGGCATTTCGGGGATTTTCTTTGGACGTCTGCATCAGACGTCCCTCATCCTTTGTATCTTTTACTTTCCTGCGATCTGGCACGTTGTACTCGCGTTAAAGTTATATGAAATGAGTAGCCgcttttatccaaaaaaaaagcacTCTGAACGACTCCTCCCATCCGCCAGCACAGAACCCGAAGTGACCGTCCGCCTTTTAAACTCCTATATATTAAACACATGTgaattgaataatatccatttagatttaattatatatttacaattattaaaatataaatataaatttgagtctttgactaatatttatatttattaaaaaaaaggttgtGAATATAAATAGACAATCATCCGATCCATATCTGAATATtcgatttttttataattttattttattttatataacactcataaaattttaaaaaaataaataatcatatTAACATGCTATTAATTTGATTGATTATCTACTTAGTTATATCtattataaaaattaattatttaacttatacgttatatccatatttatatttatatttttggtattttttaaaataaatatgaatatgaattttTGCACCATACTCGTTAGTGGATATGGATATTCTAACCGAAAGCCTCCCTCAAAGGACCAAGCAAGCCGTTCTTTCATCATCTTCA containing:
- the LOC103719316 gene encoding uncharacterized protein LOC103719316 yields the protein MTSFAGGGFLPARNRAMLSPKTLASPPDSELHPTRKPRPCRRVSNAAFPSAAGSRPRKGGAGLGGRRSGPSTPLLRWKFDDADHSTKPLQESSGKPRRRAKTAAGAAPPVSVRKIAAGIWHLWPPQVSGGGGGGETRRARVALEPVPGHLQVSSLCKPDSTNLHTTVKNELMSPISVLDLKNGDTNKLKPSAALPSSAMERATKWDPGSSKASDELYRFCGHLNLLEGNQVTAVSVVSTLRAELKQAYDRISELETERQSAKKKLDHFLSKLAEEKALWRSREHEKARAIIDGMKDDFNREKKNRQRMEIVNSRLVDELAEAKLSVKRLLQDYEKERKARELIEEICNELAKEIEEGRAEVEAMKRESMRIREEVEEERRMLQMAEVWREERVQMKLIDAKITLEDKYSQLSKLQKDIEAFLKAQNAANSDNAAIEAAASLQIKANSVMLQEIKGFTFHPPLASEDIRSVFEEHHPREEINEREIVPCSGYGPSSHASKIHMANAETDVFLEKATMQYANGAIDTNGGKEDDSGWETLSHDEEQSLRNSPEGSVPSVKGIYEESNASSSGTEWEENGVDGELNNEIGDVQNRRHPRKNVSSISRLWRSSCPNNGENCKMIPVELTNGRLSNGKNSNGTFSPNRGSGEVGLSPPSMGHWSSPDSPNPHLSRRMKGCIEWPRGAHKHSLKVKLLEARMESQKIQLRHVLQQKI